A stretch of the Chitinophaga sp. Cy-1792 genome encodes the following:
- a CDS encoding bifunctional riboflavin kinase/FAD synthetase, translating to MQVHRDLDHLPEFRNAVVTIGTFDGVHSGHRFILQQLEQAAASCNGETVIVTFDPHPREVLGANPGSVKLLTTLPEKIALLEKQGIDHLVVVPFTKAFSELSARAYLEDFLIARFHPHTIIIGYDHRFGHNREGGLELLEAEQSKYGFKLVEIPQQVVHDLTVSSTKIRKSLQDGDIQLANQLLGYRYFMTGTVVHGDKMGRQLGFPTANLKLADERKLIPAEGIYAVQVSLNRHWVTIPAVMSIGTRPTFNGTDLRLEVHIFDFNREIYGQTLTVYYEEYIRANQKFDNIDDLVKQIAADAEKAKEILAR from the coding sequence ATGCAGGTTCACAGGGACTTAGATCACTTACCAGAATTCCGTAATGCGGTTGTTACCATAGGTACTTTTGATGGCGTTCATTCCGGCCATCGTTTTATCCTGCAGCAGCTGGAGCAGGCCGCTGCCAGTTGCAACGGAGAAACCGTCATTGTTACCTTTGACCCACACCCACGTGAGGTATTGGGCGCAAACCCAGGCTCAGTAAAGCTCTTAACCACACTTCCTGAAAAGATAGCATTGCTGGAGAAACAGGGGATAGACCACCTGGTAGTAGTTCCTTTTACCAAGGCATTCTCCGAACTCTCTGCCCGGGCCTACCTGGAAGACTTCCTCATTGCCCGTTTCCATCCACATACCATCATTATTGGCTACGACCATCGTTTTGGTCATAACCGCGAAGGCGGACTGGAACTGCTGGAAGCAGAGCAAAGCAAATATGGTTTTAAGCTGGTGGAAATTCCCCAGCAGGTGGTACATGACCTCACGGTAAGTTCTACCAAAATCCGTAAAAGTCTGCAGGATGGCGATATTCAACTGGCTAACCAGCTGCTTGGCTACCGCTATTTCATGACCGGCACCGTAGTGCATGGCGATAAGATGGGGCGTCAGTTGGGTTTCCCGACGGCCAACCTCAAACTCGCCGATGAGCGTAAGCTTATCCCTGCCGAAGGCATCTATGCCGTACAGGTATCCTTAAACCGCCACTGGGTAACTATTCCGGCGGTGATGAGCATAGGCACCCGTCCTACTTTCAATGGCACCGACCTACGGCTGGAAGTTCATATTTTTGATTTTAACAGAGAGATATACGGGCAGACGCTGACCGTCTATTATGAAGAATATATCCGCGCCAACCAGAAATTCGATAATATCGACGACCTGGTAAAACAGATTGCCGCAGATGCGGAGAAGGCAAAGGAGATCCTTGCGAGATAA
- a CDS encoding AIR synthase related protein, whose translation MDQNIYAKRGVSAGKEDVHNAIKNIDKGLFPKAFCKIVPDILGGDEAYCNIMHADGAGTKSSLAYVYWKETGDLSVWKGIAQDAIIMNMDDLLCVGATDNILLSSTIGRNKQLLPGEVIAAIINGTEDILAELRNHGISIYSTGGETADVGDLVRTIIVDSTVTCRMKREDVISNDRIQAGDVVVGLASYGQASYESGYNGGMGSNGLTSARHDVFNKAIAEKYAESFDPGIPYELVFSGNKSLTDKIDIPGFGQVDAGKLVLSPTRTYAPVIKKVLEQFRPQIHGMVHCSGGAQTKVLHFIEKLHVIKDNLFPVPPLFTLIQEQSGTSWKEMYQVFNMGHRMELYVPEAIAADIINISKSFNIDAQIIGRVEAAEQKQVTVKAPAGTFVYN comes from the coding sequence GTGGATCAGAATATTTACGCCAAACGTGGTGTTTCCGCAGGCAAGGAAGATGTGCACAACGCCATTAAGAACATTGACAAGGGGCTGTTCCCGAAAGCATTCTGTAAAATAGTACCGGATATTTTGGGCGGCGATGAAGCATACTGCAATATCATGCATGCAGACGGAGCCGGAACAAAGTCTTCACTGGCTTATGTGTACTGGAAAGAAACCGGCGACCTCAGCGTATGGAAAGGTATCGCACAGGATGCCATCATCATGAACATGGACGACCTGCTCTGCGTAGGCGCTACGGATAATATTCTGCTTTCTTCCACTATTGGCCGTAACAAACAACTGTTACCGGGAGAAGTAATTGCTGCTATCATCAACGGTACAGAAGATATCCTGGCTGAACTCCGTAACCACGGCATCAGCATCTATTCTACCGGCGGTGAAACTGCTGATGTGGGCGACCTGGTTCGTACCATCATCGTGGATTCTACCGTTACCTGCCGTATGAAACGTGAAGATGTGATCTCCAACGATCGTATTCAGGCAGGAGATGTGGTGGTAGGACTGGCATCTTATGGCCAGGCTTCCTACGAAAGCGGCTATAATGGCGGTATGGGCAGCAATGGCCTGACCAGTGCCCGTCATGACGTGTTTAATAAAGCAATTGCAGAGAAATATGCAGAGAGCTTTGATCCGGGAATTCCATATGAACTGGTTTTCAGCGGTAACAAGTCTTTGACAGATAAAATCGATATTCCTGGCTTCGGACAGGTGGATGCGGGCAAACTGGTATTATCTCCAACCCGTACCTATGCGCCTGTTATCAAGAAAGTGCTGGAGCAGTTCCGCCCGCAGATCCATGGTATGGTACATTGCAGCGGTGGTGCACAAACCAAGGTCCTGCATTTCATCGAAAAACTCCATGTAATTAAGGATAATCTTTTCCCGGTACCTCCGCTGTTTACCCTAATACAGGAGCAGTCAGGCACTTCCTGGAAAGAAATGTACCAGGTATTCAATATGGGACATCGTATGGAATTGTATGTGCCGGAAGCTATTGCCGCAGATATCATTAATATCTCCAAAAGCTTTAATATTGATGCGCAGATTATCGGCAGGGTAGAAGCTGCTGAACAGAAACAAGTAACGGTTAAAGCGCCTGCGGGTACTTTCGTTTATAATTAA